The DNA window TTCACATGACCAATAATGTACAGACCGCTTTTTTTTAGGTCATTTACAAAGTCCACCAAAGGACAGCAGGAACGTGGTGATGACACAAGTAGCAGGATCTGCGGACGCCAAAACTTAACGTGATCCTTGCGGGGATCCAGCATCAACAGATATTTCCGCACCTGGTGGAACATCAAAGCCTGGGAGATCGAACCCCATTGGGCTGCCTGAGTGGCAGGCGAGAACAAATGTAAAGCAATCACCAGGATGAGGCACAATATAATGCACGAAGAGGCGTAGATGAAGTTAATCACAAACATCATGATCAGAGTACCCAGTAAACCAACCAGACAGGTGTGCCAGGTGAAGTACTTAAATAGCGGTCTGAAGTTTGGAGCTCCCGTAAGTTCAATGCCCAAACAAGCCAGGTTGGTGGCTAAGTAGGAAAGCATAAAAAGCACCGAATTAATCTGAGCGATGATGTTGAAGGATCCAATCAGCAGAATGCACTCCACGAGACACCAGCTCACCGCAACCGCTGCGATGGGATTTCCCTTCCAAGTTCCATGAATCACAAAGTTCAGAAGGCTGCCAAACACTTGATCCTTGGACAATGCCTCTAAAATCCTGCTGGATCCAATCAAATTGCTTAGACTGGTTGAAAAGGTGGCGGTCAAAATGCCGATGGCCGTAAATGGAGGCCACAGATTTACAGGCATCAGAAATAGGTAATTGTTCTGCATTGTAAAGTACGGAGTCGTACAGCTCATGAGGAAGGACAGGATGATGTATGAGACGAAAGTAAACGCCACCGCCGAGAGAGTGCCATACGGAATACTCTTTGATGGGTTCTTCAGTTCTCCGGACATATTCGCTCCGGCCATTATTCCAGTGACTCCCGAAAACAGCACACCGAAGGTAGTGGAGAAGTCTACTTGTTTGCCATTCGATGTGTAATCGCGACCATAGTGGGATCCAAGATTATCTCGCAGCGTAGTGGAATTCAATCCTGTATAGTCGAGAAAAGTTGTGGTATTTGATAAAATATTGTCCCCAGGCACGGGGATctgaaataaaagaaaaagagtgACGTATAGTCTTGATATCGCTAGAAAGGTTGTATACATGATTAGTTGTTCATAACTTGCGGTCCGGCACGCTCTTTCATGACTCAAACCTTCTTATCAGTTAATTCAGCTTATTGTCTGCCTCGCgagtaataaaaaaatagattttaataaatgttgttttttttttttaaataattgactTTTAGGACCGACCTTGAGATAAAGATGAGATCGTGGATAAACCTTATTTTTAATCAGTGATCTGTTAGTCACATGCAAAATTATTTCTAAATAAACTTCAAAAAacatttactttttaatatatacGTATAAGCCCTAATTACTGGCCAGTTATGATCCAAATATGAAATGCTTGTAGTTATCAGAAAATCATTTCGGTTGAATCCCCCTCtaagtattttaaaagtaaaaagatTTGTGAGTCAGCTTTATGAATAAATGGTAATATTTCTGACCAActttaaacaattatttatcACAATGGGTGAGCTCTGaccaaatatttgtaataagCCCGATTTAATACCTAGATAGACTAGATATCAGTATCACATTTAAATTGATAAGAGCAACAGGGCTTTTCCTCAATGAGCAATCGCTACACAGAAAAAAAGTCATTTTATCTTTTACCATATAACACACATATTggtataaaaagttttcttcaaaattaaatgagtGCAGTGCAAAATTAAATACACTATGTATATATCTGTAACTTACTCTATAACCTTCTAATTAttttgtacatacatatatgtatgaagTTCATGATTTATaactgcatttaaattgtGCAACGGAGTCTTATCGATGCATGGAAATATGAAAGTACTAAAAGATATCTTACCGTGTTATTGGTGGCGCCCACAAATAAGAAACTAAAGTACGTGGCGAACAGGCAAACGGTCACTGTGCCCAAAATAAGCACTGACGTCTTGGCGAACAGTGCAGCGCCCACCAGGCAAACCAGCAGTTGCAGGGTATTTATCATGCTGCTGGTAAGGAAGCGCCACCAATCTCCATCCGGTAAGTGGGAGTTCCCGCTCACAAAATGGCCACGCGGCCCGAAGTTATCCATGATACCCTCAGTGCAACCGGAAATGGCCATTGCAGATCCCACCACATTGGCAAAGAAGAAGAGGGTTCCGATCGAGCCACCAAACTCCAGTCCCAGCGTTCGACTTATCATGactaaaaggaaataaaaaaatgatatACTAAATTATTTAGTTAATGTACACGATAAACTCAAAAACAAGTGTAAATGATTCCTGAAGTAATGTGGTTCCtgtgcatttttaaaatcagtCAGAGAGATAAAATGTAACTTTTGTGGTTACTGGTCTTTTATAATTGTGAATAGTTTTTCCCTTTCAACTGGGTTACAAAATCGCAGCTTTCAATAAATGTAGATATGTACATACctagatatacatatagctcagaaaattatatatgaagagattaaataattacaaatgtaTTATTAATGGGAACCCAACATTACTTTCGCACAATTTCTGACACAAATAAGTTAGTAACTTACAATAAACTCCCCCTCCTTCAATGGCTCCATTTGTGGAAATGGCGCAGACAGAAGCCACCGTGAAGAGCAAAATTCCGTAGGCGATGAGGAACTGCAGCAGGGTAACGTACAGGCCCGCATTTCCGACGATGTAGCCTGTACAAAGAGAGTTAAATAGTGGAAAAGACCGAGATCAACGGACCATCACAACAAGTGTTTTGTGACGTCATCGCCGCACTCACCGACTCGGATGAAAACCAAAGCACTAAACATGGACAAAGCCACCGGACTGAAGACTCCGGCAAAGGTGCCGAGCGTACGGCCACTGCGCTCCGGGTCCTGCATTCCGAACTCGACATATCCGTCTCCATCCTGCGGGGTGTGGGGGCGATCTCCACTGTTTTGGCTGCCGCCGAATAGAGATCCAAAACTGCGGAAAACACTGCCCGTTCGACCGCTCCGGGAATTGGCTATGGGAGCCGTCTCCTGCTCCGCGGAGGCGCTCATCTCGA is part of the Drosophila yakuba strain Tai18E2 chromosome 2R, Prin_Dyak_Tai18E2_2.1, whole genome shotgun sequence genome and encodes:
- the LOC6529588 gene encoding solute carrier family 12 member 9, with the translated sequence MSASAEQETAPIANSRSGRTGSVFRSFGSLFGGSQNSGDRPHTPQDGDGYVEFGMQDPERSGRTLGTFAGVFSPVALSMFSALVFIRVGYIVGNAGLYVTLLQFLIAYGILLFTVASVCAISTNGAIEGGGVYFMISRTLGLEFGGSIGTLFFFANVVGSAMAISGCTEGIMDNFGPRGHFVSGNSHLPDGDWWRFLTSSMINTLQLLVCLVGAALFAKTSVLILGTVTVCLFATYFSFLFVGATNNTIPVPGDNILSNTTTFLDYTGLNSTTLRDNLGSHYGRDYTSNGKQVDFSTTFGVLFSGVTGIMAGANMSGELKNPSKSIPYGTLSAVAFTFVSYIILSFLMSCTTPYFTMQNNYLFLMPVNLWPPFTAIGILTATFSTSLSNLIGSSRILEALSKDQVFGSLLNFVIHGTWKGNPIAAVAVSWCLVECILLIGSFNIIAQINSVLFMLSYLATNLACLGIELTGAPNFRPLFKYFTWHTCLVGLLGTLIMMFVINFIYASSCIILCLILVIALHLFSPATQAAQWGSISQALMFHQVRKYLLMLDPRKDHVKFWRPQILLLVSSPRSCCPLVDFVNDLKKSGLYIIGHVKLGDFKGIEDAEDNQQWWSFLDHMKVKAFTEVTLSRTIREGVQHLIRLSGIGAMKPNTIILGFYDSEAPRDFFQNGSSPYKTDDFNNGEIQNFPIRRDGDPKQFQIQEYVQILCDTLRMKKNLCLCRNFQRLDKNFISISKHVKYIDVWPINIFNPTSGDPFDMVSLFMMQLAVIMLAKWKHLRVRIFLCEASDERTVGTFDTQTPQMEIFSKMKLEQSLKELRITADIVEIQEWSRDTDFTRHARTLKQFTAQADNVVLEEDDEVGEETLNRSLLYMQRANQIIRERSDQTALSFIYLAAPPKLSTPDFAQRSASYMELLTELTAELPPTILVHGVSTVTSTTL